The following proteins are encoded in a genomic region of Dyadobacter sp. UC 10:
- a CDS encoding phenylacetate--CoA ligase family protein, producing MTKIAYREAQENQLKYLLSYVSDHSPYYQKVFRERGVDIETILNIEDLGVLPFTTKDDLAAANDDFLCVPKSRIADFVTTSGTLSDPVAFYLTDSDIERLATNEAESFKCADGTEQDIYQLMTTIDRRFMAGLAYWMGARKMGAGMIRVGPGAPFLQWESIQRFSPTVIIAIPSFIPRLIDYAIANEIDFRSSTIKSIICIGEPIRNPDFSYNELGKRITSQWNVRLYSTYASTEMGAAFTECGEGKGGHLNPELLVLEVVDEDDQAVAEGGLGEVVITTLGVEGMPLIRYRTGDLCHVYYSPCACGRTSPRLGPVMGRKQQMIKFKGTTIFPPAIFDVLDMVKEIELYQVVVSKNEFGNDEITILLAMHLQTAVFREMLHSLFKSKLRVTPLFEFITAEELTFRIFRQEKRKPEKLIYI from the coding sequence ATGACCAAAATAGCCTACCGCGAAGCGCAGGAGAACCAGCTCAAATACCTGCTATCCTACGTCAGCGATCATTCTCCCTATTACCAGAAAGTATTCCGAGAGCGGGGCGTCGATATTGAAACCATTTTAAATATCGAAGATCTTGGCGTGCTTCCGTTTACTACCAAAGATGACCTTGCTGCCGCGAATGATGATTTCTTGTGCGTGCCCAAAAGCAGGATTGCCGATTTTGTCACCACTTCGGGCACATTAAGTGACCCCGTCGCTTTTTACCTGACCGATTCGGATATTGAAAGACTGGCGACCAATGAAGCGGAATCCTTCAAATGCGCAGATGGTACGGAGCAGGATATTTATCAGCTGATGACTACCATCGACCGCAGGTTTATGGCCGGGCTGGCTTATTGGATGGGTGCGAGAAAAATGGGCGCAGGAATGATCCGGGTGGGGCCGGGCGCGCCTTTTCTGCAGTGGGAATCGATCCAGCGCTTTTCTCCGACGGTAATTATTGCAATACCTTCTTTTATCCCGCGACTGATCGATTACGCGATCGCAAACGAAATTGATTTTCGATCTTCAACCATTAAATCCATTATTTGTATTGGCGAGCCTATCCGCAATCCTGATTTTTCTTATAATGAGTTGGGTAAACGGATCACTTCTCAATGGAACGTCAGGCTCTATTCCACTTATGCTTCCACGGAGATGGGTGCTGCATTCACGGAATGCGGTGAGGGGAAGGGCGGGCATCTGAACCCTGAGTTACTTGTACTGGAAGTAGTCGATGAAGATGATCAGGCTGTTGCAGAAGGTGGGTTAGGGGAGGTGGTGATCACAACATTGGGCGTGGAGGGAATGCCTTTGATACGCTATCGTACGGGGGATCTGTGTCATGTATATTATAGTCCGTGCGCGTGTGGCCGCACGAGTCCGCGGCTTGGACCGGTAATGGGCCGGAAGCAGCAGATGATCAAGTTCAAGGGGACCACGATTTTCCCGCCCGCGATCTTCGACGTGCTGGATATGGTAAAGGAAATAGAGCTGTATCAGGTTGTTGTTTCGAAAAATGAATTTGGGAACGACGAGATTACTATCCTGCTGGCCATGCACTTACAAACAGCTGTATTCCGTGAAATGCTGCATTCGTTGTTCAAATCGAAGCTCCGCGTGACGCCCCTTTTTGAGTTTATAACCGCTGAAGAACTTACTTTCCGAATCTTCCGCCAGGAAAAACGCAAACCTGAAAAATTGATATATATTTGA
- a CDS encoding SufE family protein, whose translation MTINEIQDELISDFELFDDWESKYEYIIDLGKQFPPLEEQYKTEENIIKGCQSRVWLNAYMEGDLLKFEADSDAIIVRGLVSMLVKVLSGHTPEEVANADLYFMERIGLHQHLAQTRSNGLAAMLKQMKAYGFAYQAKSVNQN comes from the coding sequence ATGACGATAAACGAGATACAGGACGAACTAATTTCGGATTTTGAATTGTTTGATGATTGGGAAAGCAAGTACGAGTACATCATAGATCTCGGCAAGCAGTTCCCGCCTTTGGAAGAACAATACAAGACTGAGGAAAATATTATTAAAGGGTGCCAGTCCAGGGTTTGGCTGAATGCTTACATGGAAGGTGATCTTTTGAAATTCGAAGCGGACAGTGATGCTATCATCGTCCGCGGGCTGGTAAGTATGCTGGTCAAAGTACTTTCCGGGCATACCCCTGAGGAGGTAGCAAATGCGGATCTTTACTTTATGGAACGCATTGGATTGCATCAGCACCTGGCACAGACAAGGTCGAACGGGCTGGCGGCGATGTTAAAACAAATGAAGGCTTATGGATTTGCGTATCAGGCGAAATCTGTGAATCAGAATTAA
- a CDS encoding PIG-L family deacetylase — MRRSFIFLFLLFAANLSAQVPSLSSSEIFQNIKKLNVLGSVLYIAAHPDDENTLMLSYLSKDQMVRTGYLSLTRGDGGQNLIGAEQGYNIGVIRTQELLGARRIDGAQQFFSRAYDFGFSKTRDETLHFWDAEKVQGDVVWMIRKFQPDVIITRFPPDPRAGHGHHQTSAYLAEEGFKMAADPNAYPDQLKFVKPWQAKRLVWNTYTPGFTNKKPEEEKTPFISIEIGGYNPVLGKSYTEIAAESRSQHKSQGFGSAPQRGDRIDFFLHKVGQPADKNLFDQVDISWKRVKGSEKVQALVLSAIKNFSVNKPSASINDLLKINAELNRLDSSNIYVKAKKEEIRDLIAQCAGLWFETNPADFSAVAGDVAAVNVSVVKRSDYPVKLISLGWIGSKKDSSINLALNQNELNAFPVKAKLPDDLPVSQPYWLEKPIEKGIFQIDNQQNIGFPENRPATVTKYTFEIGGQQFTFTRPWVFKYADPAEGEIYRPFEIRPAVTTTIAEPVYIFASAEPKTVTMVVEAQKNNVSGTVKPEIPAGWKSVPGSAEFKLENKYQQQYLSFIITPPLENQEVSLKAVATVDGKSFDKSIKTITYRHIPSQTIFPTAEAKLAKIDVKTNAKNIGYIAGAGDDVPTALRQMDCQVTMLNAAGLAKDLSTFDAIIVGVRAYNTEEYLANYQGKLMEYVKNGGTMVVQYTIPGQKVKQIGPFPIQLGRERVTEEDAEMRFLIPDSPILNTPNKITQKDFEGWVQERGLYFAAEWDKQSYQALFSANDETESAKEGSVLYAKYGKGHYIYTGLSFFRELPAGVTGAYRLFANMISVGKK; from the coding sequence ATGCGCAGATCCTTTATTTTTCTGTTCCTTCTTTTTGCCGCTAACCTCTCCGCACAAGTTCCTTCACTTTCATCCAGCGAGATTTTTCAAAATATCAAAAAACTTAATGTACTGGGTTCGGTACTTTATATTGCAGCCCACCCCGATGACGAGAATACGCTGATGCTCTCCTATTTATCCAAGGATCAAATGGTGAGGACCGGCTATCTTTCCCTGACAAGAGGCGATGGCGGCCAGAACCTGATCGGCGCGGAACAAGGTTACAATATCGGCGTAATCAGAACCCAGGAACTGCTGGGCGCAAGAAGAATCGACGGTGCGCAGCAATTTTTCTCCCGTGCTTACGATTTCGGTTTTTCCAAAACCCGGGACGAAACACTTCACTTCTGGGACGCTGAAAAAGTGCAGGGAGATGTCGTGTGGATGATCCGCAAATTCCAGCCTGATGTAATTATTACCCGCTTCCCGCCAGATCCGAGGGCCGGGCATGGGCACCATCAGACTTCGGCTTACCTGGCCGAAGAAGGTTTTAAAATGGCAGCCGATCCAAATGCATATCCAGATCAGCTTAAATTCGTAAAACCCTGGCAGGCCAAAAGGCTGGTTTGGAATACCTACACGCCTGGATTTACAAACAAAAAGCCGGAAGAAGAAAAAACGCCTTTCATATCCATCGAAATAGGCGGTTATAATCCGGTTTTGGGCAAATCTTATACAGAGATTGCAGCGGAAAGCCGCAGCCAGCATAAAAGCCAGGGATTTGGAAGTGCGCCTCAACGTGGCGACCGGATTGATTTCTTTCTACACAAAGTAGGCCAGCCTGCTGACAAAAATCTATTTGACCAGGTGGACATCAGCTGGAAACGCGTGAAGGGAAGCGAAAAAGTGCAGGCGCTTGTTTTGTCGGCAATCAAAAATTTCTCGGTAAATAAGCCTTCCGCATCCATCAATGACCTCTTGAAAATCAATGCAGAACTCAATCGGCTTGATTCTTCCAATATATATGTAAAAGCAAAGAAAGAAGAGATCCGCGATTTGATCGCGCAATGTGCCGGGCTTTGGTTTGAAACAAACCCGGCAGATTTTTCGGCGGTTGCAGGAGATGTAGCCGCTGTTAATGTTTCAGTGGTAAAGCGATCGGATTATCCCGTCAAGCTAATTTCGCTTGGTTGGATCGGAAGTAAAAAAGACAGCTCAATTAATCTTGCATTAAATCAAAACGAGCTGAATGCATTCCCTGTCAAAGCTAAGTTGCCTGACGATTTGCCGGTCAGCCAACCATACTGGCTCGAAAAACCGATAGAAAAAGGCATTTTCCAAATTGATAATCAGCAGAATATCGGCTTTCCTGAGAATCGCCCGGCAACTGTTACAAAGTATACTTTTGAGATTGGTGGTCAGCAATTTACATTCACCAGACCGTGGGTATTTAAGTATGCTGATCCGGCGGAGGGAGAGATTTACAGACCCTTTGAAATCCGCCCGGCTGTGACCACGACCATTGCCGAGCCCGTCTATATTTTCGCATCGGCCGAACCGAAGACGGTTACAATGGTGGTAGAAGCACAAAAGAACAATGTCAGCGGCACCGTAAAACCGGAAATTCCTGCGGGCTGGAAGTCTGTTCCCGGGTCTGCTGAATTTAAGCTGGAGAACAAATATCAGCAGCAATACCTTTCCTTCATCATCACGCCGCCACTTGAAAATCAGGAGGTCTCTCTAAAAGCCGTGGCTACTGTCGACGGAAAATCATTTGACAAATCGATTAAAACGATCACCTACCGCCATATTCCCTCGCAGACTATTTTCCCGACTGCCGAGGCGAAGCTTGCAAAAATTGATGTAAAAACAAATGCAAAAAACATCGGCTACATTGCGGGAGCAGGCGACGACGTTCCGACTGCATTGCGCCAGATGGATTGCCAGGTAACCATGCTCAATGCAGCCGGACTGGCCAAAGACCTGAGCACATTCGACGCCATTATTGTAGGTGTCCGCGCTTATAATACTGAAGAGTACCTGGCAAATTACCAGGGCAAACTGATGGAATACGTCAAAAATGGTGGTACGATGGTGGTACAATACACGATTCCGGGACAGAAAGTAAAACAGATCGGACCGTTTCCGATACAGCTTGGCCGGGAGCGGGTAACTGAGGAAGATGCGGAGATGCGGTTTTTGATTCCTGACAGCCCGATCCTGAATACGCCAAACAAGATCACTCAGAAGGATTTCGAAGGGTGGGTGCAGGAGCGCGGATTATATTTCGCGGCGGAGTGGGATAAGCAGAGCTATCAGGCACTTTTTTCAGCCAATGATGAAACTGAAAGCGCAAAAGAAGGAAGTGTGCTTTATGCGAAATACGGAAAAGGGCATTACATCTACACCGGCTTGTCCTTCTTCCGCGAGTTGCCCGCAGGCGTTACCGGGGCTTACCGGTTATTTGCAAATATGATTTCAGTTGGCAAAAAATAG
- a CDS encoding methyltransferase, which produces MKRELSAVEAKYEAQKIAFGPMYFQSVIALRDLGILQFIGDHRKGVSIDTIVEKLEASEYSVHLLLEAAEILGVVEMEEGIVRISKVGFFLLKDEMTRVNMNFMNDVCYLGAKNMTESFVNGKPEGLKTLGDWPTIYQGLSILPEPAKTSWFEFDHYYSDNAFPDALKIVFRKNPKLLFDIGGNTGKWSFACCDHDPNVRIKILDLPVQLKVAKANATEKKLLDRIDFHAIDLLDTAQKIPQGADVIWMSQFLDCFSKEQIVQILENACQAASENTTIFILEPFFDNQNYPAAHYSLVATSLYFTIMANGNSKMYRIGVMKELVEKAGLEVIETYPLIGDSYHTILECRKRRQA; this is translated from the coding sequence ATGAAAAGAGAATTGTCTGCCGTTGAGGCCAAGTATGAAGCACAAAAGATAGCGTTCGGGCCGATGTATTTTCAGTCTGTCATCGCATTGCGGGATTTGGGCATCCTGCAATTTATAGGCGACCACAGAAAAGGTGTTTCGATAGATACCATTGTCGAAAAGCTGGAAGCTTCGGAATACAGCGTCCATTTGTTGCTGGAAGCAGCTGAAATCCTGGGTGTGGTGGAAATGGAAGAAGGGATTGTCAGGATTTCTAAAGTCGGCTTTTTCCTTCTGAAGGATGAAATGACCAGGGTCAACATGAATTTCATGAACGACGTTTGCTATCTGGGCGCAAAAAACATGACTGAAAGCTTCGTCAACGGCAAGCCGGAAGGATTGAAAACATTAGGTGACTGGCCCACGATCTATCAGGGACTTTCTATACTTCCCGAGCCAGCCAAAACTTCCTGGTTCGAGTTCGATCACTACTATTCGGACAATGCTTTTCCGGATGCTTTGAAGATCGTGTTCAGAAAAAACCCGAAGCTGCTATTTGACATCGGCGGGAATACCGGGAAATGGTCGTTTGCCTGCTGCGACCACGACCCCAATGTCAGGATTAAGATACTCGATTTGCCCGTCCAGCTCAAAGTCGCGAAGGCAAATGCGACTGAAAAAAAACTGCTGGACCGGATTGATTTTCACGCGATCGACCTGCTGGACACTGCCCAGAAAATTCCTCAGGGTGCGGATGTAATATGGATGAGCCAGTTCCTGGACTGTTTCTCGAAGGAACAAATCGTACAGATTCTTGAAAATGCCTGCCAGGCAGCGTCCGAAAACACTACTATTTTTATTCTGGAACCATTTTTTGATAACCAGAATTATCCTGCTGCACATTACAGCCTGGTAGCAACGTCCCTCTATTTTACCATTATGGCCAACGGCAACAGCAAGATGTACCGGATCGGCGTAATGAAAGAACTGGTCGAAAAGGCGGGTCTCGAAGTAATTGAAACTTATCCGCTGATCGGCGATAGCTATCATACCATTCTGGAGTGCAGGAAAAGGCGGCAGGCCTAA
- a CDS encoding vWA domain-containing protein, giving the protein MRGHRFSKYIPAEQGANSKFDQLFDIFQQLLLMTSGDVGEAMSWLSELDRQYNLTNDSYGIGDFFDDLKKKGYITEEQQEGESKLIMTPKAEKSIRKSALDEIFGKLKRSKTGGNHHTPHMGVGDELSSDVRQFQFGDTLDQIAMTESIKNAQVNHGIGDFTLMENDLEVVEREQKTTTATVVMIDISHSMILYGEDRITPAKKVALALAELIRSKYPKDSLDIIVFGNDAWQIQIKDLPYLEVGPYHTNTVAGLELAMDILRRKKTRNKQIFMITDGKPTCLKEGIKYYKNSFGLDRKIINKTLTLAAQCRKLDIPVTTFMIATDPYLKQFVQNFTQVNNGRAYYSNLQGLGGFVLEDFQRNRRKNVK; this is encoded by the coding sequence ATGCGAGGACATCGTTTTTCAAAATACATCCCGGCAGAACAAGGCGCTAACAGTAAGTTTGACCAGCTTTTCGATATTTTTCAGCAATTACTGCTGATGACCTCAGGAGATGTCGGCGAAGCGATGTCCTGGTTGAGCGAACTGGACCGGCAATACAACCTGACCAACGATTCCTACGGAATAGGGGACTTTTTCGATGATCTGAAAAAGAAGGGCTATATCACAGAGGAGCAGCAGGAAGGCGAGAGCAAGCTGATCATGACGCCAAAAGCCGAGAAAAGTATCCGGAAAAGTGCTCTGGATGAAATCTTCGGTAAACTGAAAAGATCAAAAACCGGCGGTAACCATCACACGCCGCATATGGGAGTAGGCGATGAGCTCAGCAGCGATGTTCGCCAGTTTCAGTTTGGGGACACACTGGATCAGATCGCGATGACGGAATCCATCAAAAACGCGCAGGTAAATCATGGGATCGGTGATTTTACATTAATGGAAAATGACCTGGAAGTAGTGGAACGCGAGCAGAAAACCACAACTGCGACGGTTGTGATGATCGATATCAGCCACTCCATGATACTATATGGCGAAGACCGCATTACGCCCGCGAAGAAAGTAGCATTGGCATTGGCCGAGCTGATCCGCAGCAAATACCCCAAAGATTCCCTGGATATTATCGTGTTTGGGAATGATGCCTGGCAGATTCAGATCAAAGATCTTCCGTACCTTGAAGTTGGGCCCTATCACACCAATACAGTAGCGGGCCTGGAACTTGCGATGGATATCCTGCGCCGTAAAAAGACGCGCAATAAGCAGATATTCATGATTACCGATGGGAAACCGACTTGCCTGAAAGAAGGAATCAAATATTACAAAAACAGCTTCGGCCTCGACCGCAAGATCATTAACAAAACCCTGACATTAGCTGCACAATGCCGCAAACTGGACATTCCTGTGACGACATTTATGATTGCGACAGACCCTTATCTGAAACAATTTGTGCAAAACTTCACGCAGGTCAATAATGGCCGCGCTTATTATAGTAATCTGCAGGGACTTGGCGGATTCGTACTGGAAGATTTTCAGAGGAATCGCCGGAAGAACGTTAAATAG
- a CDS encoding 4'-phosphopantetheinyl transferase family protein, protein MGICYIKTISAGAQLGMWRMAESWQELKIHVNLPAEEFQALDLIEKDRRKTEWLSCRILLENMTGNPPVIRHDTNRKPYLPGTDYQLSMSHSGDYAAVYLNKSKSVGIDIQQMKPSISKGIDYFLNAEEQEWIDIHDNLLLHLLWSAKESAFKYAGNADLNLKKHLTIKRFKSNQNGQFEVFILNQGKAEKLEIAYDTFDDYVLTWTL, encoded by the coding sequence ATGGGGATCTGTTACATAAAAACCATTTCAGCCGGCGCGCAGCTGGGAATGTGGCGAATGGCAGAATCCTGGCAGGAGCTGAAAATACACGTCAATCTCCCGGCGGAAGAATTCCAGGCGCTGGATCTGATCGAAAAGGACAGAAGGAAAACGGAGTGGCTTTCCTGCCGTATTCTTCTGGAAAACATGACCGGTAATCCCCCGGTCATCCGCCACGATACAAACCGGAAACCTTATCTGCCGGGTACTGATTATCAGCTTTCTATGTCGCATTCGGGTGATTATGCAGCTGTTTATTTGAATAAATCGAAATCGGTAGGAATAGATATTCAACAGATGAAACCCTCGATTTCAAAAGGAATTGACTATTTTTTGAACGCGGAAGAACAGGAATGGATCGATATACACGATAATTTATTATTGCACCTGCTGTGGTCGGCGAAAGAATCTGCATTCAAATATGCCGGCAACGCCGACCTTAATCTAAAAAAACACCTGACGATAAAGCGATTCAAAAGCAACCAAAACGGGCAATTTGAAGTTTTCATTTTAAATCAGGGCAAAGCAGAAAAGCTGGAAATAGCTTATGATACTTTTGACGATTATGTTTTGACCTGGACTTTGTGA
- a CDS encoding type II toxin-antitoxin system RelE/ParE family toxin, with the protein MAGIIWSKEARQDLDNIFLWLENESKSYSRRWINEVFKKVDLLEKFPDMGRQIPETRIESIREIRAGNYRVIYNARKNGMEILAIRHSSRPLSEY; encoded by the coding sequence ATGGCTGGAATAATATGGTCAAAGGAAGCACGACAGGATTTGGATAATATTTTTCTTTGGCTTGAAAATGAATCTAAATCGTATTCCAGGAGATGGATTAACGAAGTTTTTAAGAAAGTTGACCTGCTCGAAAAATTTCCCGATATGGGCAGACAGATTCCGGAGACGAGAATTGAGAGTATCAGGGAAATTCGCGCTGGTAATTACAGGGTTATTTATAATGCGAGAAAAAATGGTATGGAGATTCTTGCTATCAGGCATAGCTCGCGGCCATTGTCAGAATACTAA
- a CDS encoding SUF system Fe-S cluster assembly protein, whose product MSDSELREEVVKAIKTVYDPEIPVDVYELGLIYDLKVFPVNNVFVSMTLTSPSCPSAGTLPGEVEQKIREVEGVNDVSVELTFDPPYTTEMMSEEAKLELGFM is encoded by the coding sequence ATGTCAGATTCAGAGTTGCGGGAAGAAGTTGTAAAGGCCATCAAGACGGTATATGATCCGGAGATTCCTGTAGATGTATACGAACTGGGCCTTATTTACGATCTGAAAGTGTTTCCCGTAAATAACGTGTTCGTTTCCATGACATTAACTTCTCCTTCCTGTCCCTCTGCCGGTACATTGCCCGGTGAAGTGGAGCAAAAGATCAGGGAAGTCGAGGGTGTAAATGACGTAAGCGTCGAGCTTACCTTCGACCCGCCTTATACGACCGAAATGATGTCGGAAGAGGCGAAACTGGAATTAGGATTTATGTAG
- a CDS encoding BrxA/BrxB family bacilliredoxin has product MYPPQLVAPMKAELVNAGFQDLTTAEEVDNFMQNTKGTALVVINSVCGCAAGAARPGVRAALSRSEIKPDHLATVFAGADVEATAKMREYTLPYPPSSPAVALFKDGELIHFVERHHIEGRSAEMIAQHLQMAFEEFCAEEA; this is encoded by the coding sequence ATGTATCCACCACAATTAGTGGCTCCAATGAAAGCTGAGCTTGTTAATGCTGGTTTTCAGGATTTGACAACTGCTGAGGAAGTAGATAATTTCATGCAAAACACCAAGGGAACTGCTTTGGTTGTGATTAATTCAGTTTGCGGCTGTGCGGCTGGTGCGGCGCGTCCGGGTGTGAGAGCGGCACTTTCCCGCAGCGAGATTAAGCCTGATCATCTGGCGACTGTATTTGCAGGTGCAGATGTGGAAGCTACGGCGAAAATGCGTGAGTATACTCTTCCATATCCTCCTTCGTCACCGGCTGTGGCATTGTTTAAAGATGGAGAACTGATCCATTTTGTTGAGCGTCACCACATTGAAGGTCGTTCGGCTGAAATGATCGCCCAACATCTGCAAATGGCATTCGAAGAATTTTGCGCTGAAGAAGCTTAG
- a CDS encoding YdcF family protein, whose product MLYRSAEKAYHEGLKDQPYDAIIVPGFPYDGQKWDMVLQLRIHWAHYLYAKGYTKNIIFSGSAVATKYIESRVMANYAEALGVPREHIFTEERAEHSTENIYYAYRLARDKGFTKIALSTDPIQTSYMRRFIKRFELPIGLLPTVIDTVKTLNVYEPKIDPSNAIKENFQKLSDRENFFQRFKGTMGKYIEWHEEDLKKKKFRRKFKDRMIPSSPGSQEP is encoded by the coding sequence ATGCTTTACCGTTCGGCAGAGAAAGCTTATCATGAGGGATTGAAGGACCAGCCTTACGATGCGATTATTGTTCCGGGTTTTCCATATGACGGCCAGAAATGGGACATGGTCTTACAGCTCCGGATTCATTGGGCGCATTACCTTTATGCCAAAGGGTATACCAAAAACATCATTTTCTCTGGCTCGGCAGTAGCTACCAAATACATTGAAAGCCGCGTCATGGCCAATTACGCCGAGGCGCTCGGTGTGCCGCGTGAGCATATTTTTACAGAAGAAAGAGCCGAACACAGTACTGAAAATATATACTATGCTTACCGGCTGGCCAGGGATAAAGGCTTCACAAAGATTGCGCTGTCGACTGACCCGATACAGACAAGCTATATGAGGCGCTTCATCAAGCGGTTCGAATTGCCGATAGGCTTGTTGCCCACGGTGATCGATACGGTAAAAACACTCAATGTTTACGAGCCGAAAATTGATCCCTCCAATGCAATTAAGGAGAATTTTCAGAAGCTTTCGGACAGGGAGAATTTTTTTCAGCGTTTTAAAGGAACAATGGGAAAGTATATTGAATGGCACGAGGAAGATTTGAAAAAGAAAAAATTCAGGCGAAAATTTAAAGACCGGATGATCCCCTCTTCTCCGGGCAGTCAGGAACCATAA
- a CDS encoding C45 family autoproteolytic acyltransferase/hydolase produces MWPKNKIARSALKAFSVILLVIAVLFGLFVWRISVPAPETESNKTPESYKRVQLGKDHYAVDNCWLRKNEHGIWEMYLEGTPYERGLIYGVLAKELMEKQEVHFIGQINELIPNVVFLQVLRGFVGWFNKDIYKYIPEENQQEIYGVSQSFSDKFNYLAPKYYRILNYHAAHDIGHALTDMNVVVGCTSFAVNNGLSSDSTLLIARNFDFYMGDAFAEDKLIVFMKPDKGYKFASYSWAGLTGVVSGMNEKGITVTLNAAKSDIPFTAKEPISILAREILQYASTIEEATKIAQRSETFVSESLLIGSAADRKAVIIEKSPKKMDVYESGQDYLVCANHYQGPAFEADSVNIKNIADSDSKSRFDRMNQLMKRSYPLDVQDAVAILRDKKGLDDKFIGYGNAKSLNQLIAHHGILFKPEKKEMWISAPPYQLGEFIHYDLDAVFSGKGKLPGKDSLLIEKDPFLESDDYKRFEAFKTTRQKINKYILMGNPFELTTDAELDFVKNNPKSYVTYLSLGDYFKTRGNGKKAVKYYQEALKYDVSSVQEERAIKGKIAEASKVKYGPFVSKKDSQ; encoded by the coding sequence ATGTGGCCAAAAAACAAAATAGCAAGATCCGCCCTCAAAGCATTCTCTGTTATCCTGCTGGTTATCGCCGTGCTATTCGGCCTTTTTGTTTGGCGGATCAGCGTGCCGGCTCCAGAAACTGAAAGTAATAAAACTCCCGAAAGTTACAAACGCGTGCAGCTGGGGAAAGATCATTATGCAGTGGATAATTGCTGGTTGAGAAAGAACGAGCATGGGATCTGGGAAATGTACCTGGAAGGCACGCCTTATGAGCGAGGCCTGATTTACGGTGTGCTGGCAAAGGAACTGATGGAAAAACAGGAAGTGCACTTCATCGGCCAAATTAATGAACTGATCCCGAATGTGGTTTTTTTGCAGGTACTGAGAGGGTTTGTAGGGTGGTTTAACAAGGATATTTATAAATATATTCCGGAGGAAAATCAGCAGGAGATTTACGGCGTATCGCAGTCCTTTTCAGATAAATTCAATTATCTGGCCCCGAAATATTACCGGATACTGAACTACCACGCTGCGCACGACATCGGCCACGCGCTGACGGATATGAATGTGGTAGTAGGCTGTACTTCGTTTGCAGTAAATAATGGCCTTTCAAGTGATTCGACGCTTTTGATCGCCCGGAACTTCGATTTTTATATGGGCGATGCATTTGCCGAAGACAAGCTGATCGTTTTCATGAAGCCCGACAAAGGCTACAAGTTCGCATCCTACTCCTGGGCGGGATTGACTGGTGTAGTTTCCGGAATGAATGAAAAAGGTATTACAGTTACGTTAAATGCTGCCAAATCAGATATTCCGTTTACCGCGAAAGAACCTATATCCATTCTGGCGCGTGAAATTCTGCAATATGCGTCTACCATTGAAGAAGCTACTAAAATTGCACAGCGAAGCGAAACCTTCGTATCGGAATCCTTGCTGATTGGCTCGGCTGCTGATCGGAAAGCTGTTATTATTGAAAAGTCGCCCAAGAAAATGGATGTATACGAATCGGGACAGGACTATCTGGTTTGCGCCAACCATTACCAGGGACCCGCTTTTGAAGCAGATTCTGTGAATATCAAAAACATTGCTGATTCGGATTCCAAATCGCGTTTCGACCGGATGAACCAGTTGATGAAACGGTCTTACCCGCTCGATGTGCAGGATGCAGTTGCGATTTTGAGAGATAAAAAAGGGCTGGACGATAAATTTATCGGATACGGAAATGCAAAGTCGCTGAACCAGCTGATCGCGCACCACGGGATTTTATTCAAACCAGAAAAAAAGGAAATGTGGATTTCTGCGCCTCCTTACCAGTTAGGGGAATTCATACATTATGATCTGGATGCTGTTTTTTCAGGCAAAGGAAAGCTACCGGGAAAAGATTCACTGCTGATTGAAAAAGACCCTTTCCTGGAATCTGACGACTATAAGCGTTTTGAAGCATTTAAAACAACAAGGCAGAAAATCAATAAGTATATTTTGATGGGCAATCCGTTCGAGCTGACGACGGATGCTGAGCTGGATTTTGTAAAAAATAACCCGAAAAGTTACGTTACCTATTTGTCGCTGGGAGATTATTTCAAAACGAGGGGAAACGGTAAAAAAGCTGTCAAATATTATCAGGAAGCATTAAAATACGACGTATCTTCTGTTCAGGAAGAGCGCGCCATTAAAGGCAAAATAGCCGAAGCCAGCAAAGTGAAATACGGACCGTTCGTCTCAAAAAAGGATTCACAATGA